DNA sequence from the Alteribacter lacisalsi genome:
AAAAGTAATTAAAATGCTGATATACTGCAGTTTTCTTGTTATTCCTGATAATCCGCATTGAAAAGGTAGGAATTAAGTACATAATAGCATATGCGTAACTGTGCTTCAATGTTAGTGATTTACCAGCTTTGCAAAGGTATTTTATGTAGATTCAGATTATGGGAAGTGTTAACATTTTAAAGAAGGTGATGCGATGAAGGACCACTGCAGGAAACTTGCATACGGAAGCCCGGTACAGAGACTGGCATACAGAGCCATTAATAACCTTGGGATCCTGGACGATTTCAAAACGTTTACCCCTCTTCTTTGCGGGACAATCCCAATTGGTGTCAATACAGCCGGCTCTGATCTTGATATTGTTATGAATGTAATGGAAAAAGATTTTTCTGATTTCAAAGAAAAAGTCACCCATTTATATGGGGATTTTGAGCAGTTCAGTATGAGAGAGAAACAAAAACAGAACCGGCCGGTTATGAAGGCAAACTTTGTTTTTGAGGCATTCGAATTTGAACTGTTTGCCCAGCCGGTACCGTCTTACAGGCAGCGTGCCTATCAACATATGATTACGGAAGCTGCCATGCTGGAAAAATACCCGTTTATTAAACAGCGGGTCATATCGTTAAAGCAGAGCGGGATGAAAACAGAGCCTGCGTTTGCCTATGTTCTCGGACTTTCAGGGGACCCATATGAAGCCGTACTTAAATGGGGGAGGGAGCAGGGCATTCTTCATGAGGAGGAATAACAGTAATGAACCGTCAATGTGAATTTTGCCGGTAAAGGAATTCGGGCACTGTTTAAAAGCCGGGAGAACTGCCGGGGCCGGGAGGCGGAATCAGATGATTAAAATTATGCAGGCGGATGCCTCGCATGTTGATGGTATTGTAAAGGTCTGCCGTACTCATTTTAAACAACATGACAGGAAGTGAGCCATGAGCGAAATTCTTAAGACGTTCAATAAAAATCAGGAACAGACTGGAACGGCACCCCGTGTTGAGGTACATAGAAAAGGCCTCTGGCACGAAACATTCCACTGCTGGTTTGTAACCCGTAAAGACGAAGGTAATTTTCTCTGCTTCCAGCTCAGAAGTTCTGTAAAGCAGGACTATCCATCTCTTCTGGATATCACAGCAGCTGGTCACCTTCTTGCGGATGAGTCTCCTGAAGACGGGGTCAGGGAAGTGGAGGAAGAGACAGGAATTAAGGTCGCCATGAAGGAACTTGTTTCACTTGGGACAATTGCTCTGGAGGATCCGGGAG
Encoded proteins:
- a CDS encoding DUF4269 domain-containing protein; its protein translation is MKDHCRKLAYGSPVQRLAYRAINNLGILDDFKTFTPLLCGTIPIGVNTAGSDLDIVMNVMEKDFSDFKEKVTHLYGDFEQFSMREKQKQNRPVMKANFVFEAFEFELFAQPVPSYRQRAYQHMITEAAMLEKYPFIKQRVISLKQSGMKTEPAFAYVLGLSGDPYEAVLKWGREQGILHEEE
- a CDS encoding NUDIX hydrolase, whose product is MSEILKTFNKNQEQTGTAPRVEVHRKGLWHETFHCWFVTRKDEGNFLCFQLRSSVKQDYPSLLDITAAGHLLADESPEDGVREVEEETGIKVAMKELVSLGTIALEDPGGRDGFTDNEFAHTYLCIADHLEWECFSPQPDEVAGFYRASIQQLLPFFKGDISSLRMEGFRLCKNGLQVNEIIEVKKTAFVPHGNSYFMDILQRIEQAVLRF